The Acidobacteriota bacterium DNA segment CGGCTCCACCGCTTCCAGGTGGCGGCGGTTGCCGAGCAGGGAGCGGACCTTGCTTTCCGTGACCGTCGCGTGTTCCATGAAGGCCAGCTCGGAAACCATGGCCTCGGCGTTGTCCAGCCGGTCGAAATATGTGACCACCTGGGAGAAAACCTCCAGAGGCTCCATGTCCTCTCCCTGGGCGGCCCTCTCGTCGAGCGCCCGGCCCGTGTCCAGAAGGATCTGTTCGAATCCGTTATCCCGCCGCTTCTGCGCCATCTGCTTGTAGGCGAGGAGCCGCGCGATCTCGGCCGGCCCGACGACCTCCGAGGCGGGCCGGCTCGAAAGGAAGAGGCCCTCGAAAATCTCCCGGGTCTTCCGGAGATACTCGGGCTCCGCGGTGCGCACCACCGGAGCGGCCGGGATGAGCCCGTCCAGCGTGTCGAAGAGGCTGCGGGGCAGGCCGTGTCGGAGGGCGAGGTTCCTCAGGGAATTTAGGCGGGCCACGGCCGAAGGGTCGGGGTCCCCTTGCATGAGGCGCAGAAGGACGTCCTTGTATTCGTCCACCACCTGGCGGTTGGCGTCGTCCTTGTACAAGATGTCAACGGCGATCCGCTCCCGCTGGTACTCGGCGATTCCCATTTCCTCGGCGAGGGGCGCCAGGAACCGCTCCTGGGCCTCGCCCCACTCCCGAGCCCGGCGATAAAGGCCCCGGACGAACTCGTAGAAACGCTGGTGGGGCCTCTGAACGAGCCTCAGGAGCAACAGGACGGCCTCCGGCTCGGCCAGTTCCCGGAGAACCTCGCCGATGAGGCCGCTGTCGTCCCCGGCGCCAGGCTTGTCGCTCCGCTTGAGGACGCGCCCCAGCGTTCGGAGGAGGACCTCCTGGGTCCGCCGGACCGAGTAAGGCCACGGAACCTTGATGAGGAAGAAGGAGTTCGAAAGGGCGTTGCCGTCCAGGAAAAGGGTCTCGTAGGTCAGGAAGCCCGAGACCTGGGACGTGAAGGAGAGGCCCCCGTTTCCAGGGAACGCCCCGAAAAGGACGAGCCGGTTTCGCACCTCCTTGTGGCCCAAGTCGTGCAGCGGCATGGGGGAGCCGAACATGTACTCGGAGACGGAACCTCCGGTCCCGGAGAAGGAGATGCCCTGCTGATCGAGACGGAAATACTGGCCCGCCAAAAAGAAGGAAACCGCTCTCTTTCCGTCGGACTCCT contains these protein-coding regions:
- a CDS encoding TIGR04442 family protein; translated protein: MLKDVRVHGAITDTIDYYATLAGAKLLSAPFYELQESDGKRAVSFFLAGQYFRLDQQGISFSGTGGSVSEYMFGSPMPLHDLGHKEVRNRLVLFGAFPGNGGLSFTSQVSGFLTYETLFLDGNALSNSFFLIKVPWPYSVRRTQEVLLRTLGRVLKRSDKPGAGDDSGLIGEVLRELAEPEAVLLLLRLVQRPHQRFYEFVRGLYRRAREWGEAQERFLAPLAEEMGIAEYQRERIAVDILYKDDANRQVVDEYKDVLLRLMQGDPDPSAVARLNSLRNLALRHGLPRSLFDTLDGLIPAAPVVRTAEPEYLRKTREIFEGLFLSSRPASEVVGPAEIARLLAYKQMAQKRRDNGFEQILLDTGRALDERAAQGEDMEPLEVFSQVVTYFDRLDNAEAMVSELAFMEHATVTESKVRSLLGNRRHLEAVEPGLFHRLIVAPALENPYILRLGRQKVAVLSDGLDSVERGEKSLGEVASELEALALREAAEHHLYTSIRSRLKQFYFDLANPVHVRLLQREVEGELKKREGWRGAVPEGAFASALDDVKRESDYLNNVLPRILESGEEDLREAFLKTSGLDRFRVEELEREYRQAHGLEEASPAADWRGDL